A region of the Rouxiella sp. S1S-2 genome:
AGTGGGCGATGTCCTCAATACAAATCTTTACCGTATGCGTGTATTCAATCACAACAGGCATATTAGAGGCCTGCTAAAAGCTGGTTTTTGGAATAGACCTTACCGTCCAATTTATCTTTCTCTGAAAGTGTTAGCAGCTTAAGCAGAGCGATAGCATTCTCGCGCTCCTGTTGCGCCTCATAAGATTCTATGACATAGGCGGGGATGCCATTTTGCGTGACCAAGATTGGCTCGGCCAGGTCGAGCGTGGCCGCATTTTTTTTCACATAACTGATTGTTTCATGTTTCATAGTAAATCTCGCTTTGTGACGAGGTTTAAATTTAGTCCTAATTTAGACTCGTTGCAAGATTTGCTACGTTTTACGTCTAACGGCGAATGACTAACCTAAATCTTAGTTATTTGAATCAATTGGTTATGTATTCAGCTACCTTTTTAGACTCCCACCCTGCGAATTGTTCAGCGTTACACGGCGAATCATAGTATTCGCCAGAATTTGCCTAATGAAGTTGCACTTCATTTAGTCGTTGAGGGTGTGAACCGCTCATTATCGATCTTTAGGATATCGAAGGTATCACCCTTAAAAACACGAGCAACGACTCCCGTTATATCTCCCCATGAAGCTAGAATTACTCGTTCCAACATGGGTAAGTCTGTAAGCGTCTTTTGATTCCTTAAACATCCGTGGTGCGGTCAAAGCACGTCTCTTTCACCCATTTATGGCTTTTCGCAACTGCGCCATATCCTTAAGGGGCGGTAGGCCAAAAGCGCGGAAATAGTCCCGGTTAAACTGCGGAACGCTGCGGTAGCCAACCTCTTGTGCCACAAATGTTACGCTCTGCTGTCGGCCCAACAACAGGGTGCGGGCATGCAGCAATCTGACGCGTTTTTGATACTGCAGCGGGCTCATGGCAGTGACTGATTTAAAATGACGATGAAAAGCCGAGACGCTCATCGCCTCTCGCTCGGCCAGAGATTCCACAACAAAATCCTCAGCGAAGTTGTGCCTTAACCAACGTATGGCATCGCCAATTCGGGCCATCATCGTACCGGGCGAAGCGATGTCTCTCAACATCCACCCGTGTGGTCCTTTTAGAACGTGATAGAGAATTTCGCGT
Encoded here:
- a CDS encoding type II toxin-antitoxin system Phd/YefM family antitoxin, whose protein sequence is MKHETISYVKKNAATLDLAEPILVTQNGIPAYVIESYEAQQERENAIALLKLLTLSEKDKLDGKVYSKNQLLAGL